The following are encoded in a window of Oxyura jamaicensis isolate SHBP4307 breed ruddy duck chromosome 4 unlocalized genomic scaffold, BPBGC_Ojam_1.0 oxy4_random_OJ88735, whole genome shotgun sequence genomic DNA:
- the LOC118157236 gene encoding plastin-3-like — STSIQNFKDKTISTSLAVVDLIDAIQPGCINYDLVKTGHLSEDDKHNNAKYAVSMARRIGARVYALPEDLVEVKPKMVMTVFACLMGRGMKRV, encoded by the exons GACAAGACTATCAGTACAAGCTTGGCAGTGGTGGATTTAATTGATGCTATACAGCCTGGTTGCATCAACTATGACCTTGTAAAGACTGGTCATCTGTCGGAAGATGACAAACACAATAATGCTAA GTATGCTGTGTCCATGGCAAGAAGAATTGGTGCCCGAGTCTATGCTCTTCCGGAAGATCTTGTGGAGGTGAAACCGAAGATGGTCATGACCGTGTTTGCCTGCTTGATGGGCAGAGGAATGAAGCGCGTATAA